Part of the Geobacter pickeringii genome, AAATTTCGCCGTGTTCGTCCCGGCCACGGTATTCCTCTCCCCTGTTACATGACCCAGCATGCTGCCGGCATGGATCTGTGTGCCGTTCTCGATGAAGAGATAACGCTTCTGCCGGGAGAACGTCGGCTGATTCCTACTGGCATCGCCATTTCGCTTCCAGACGGCTTTGAGGCTCAGATTCGCCCCAGAAGCGGCCTTGCTCTCAAGCACGGCATAGCACTTGTCAATTCGCCAGGAACAATCGACCCTGATTATCGGGGCGAAATTGGCGTAATCATCATTAATCACGGTACAGAGCCTTTTGTGGTAAGGCCGGGCGAGCGGATTGCCCAGATGGTCTTTGCCCCGTTTGTGCGCGCCGAGTTGTCCGAGGTGGCCGAGCTCGACGATACGGCACGGGGCGCTGGAGGATTTGGGCATACCGGTACCTGACTGAAAAAGGGGTTATCATGAATGATCCACGTGTACGACAGCTTGCCGAAGTTCTTGTCTGCTATTCCGCCCGCGTTAAAAAGGGAGACGTCGTTCTCATCAATGCATCCGGTACCGAATGCATCCCACTGGTGAAAGAGCTCTATTCCCTTTGCCTTTCCCGGGGGGCAAAATACGTCGAATACTCCTTTCAGATCCCCGAAATCGATCGCCATTTCTACAATTCTGCCACGAAGGCCCAAGCGTCCCATTTTCCTCAACATAAACTCGATTTTATGAAGGAGGTATCGGTCTATATCGGTATCTCGGCGGGGGAAAACTCCATGGTGATGGCTCAGGCGAACCAGGCGAACATGATTGCCTGGTCCAAGACTACACGACCCATCGTCGACAGACGCGTCAAGAATACCCGCTGGGTGATCACCCGCTATCCGACCCATGGCGCCGCACAGGAAGCAAAGATGAGCCTAGAGGAGTACGAAGATTATCTCTTTTCCGCCTGCTGCATCGACTGGCAGGCGGAATCGCGCAAACAGGAGAAACTCAAACGACTCATGGATCGAACGGAATCCGTGCGAATCAAGGCTTCGGATACGGATCTCTCATTCAGCATCAAGGGGCTCGACGGGATAAAATGCGACGGCCGGTTCAATATCCCGGACGGAGAGGTGTTTACGGCGCCGGTGCGTAATTCGGTCGAGGGGCACATCACCTACAACTGCCCCACCGTATACCAGGGAAAAGAGTTTAACGGTATCCGTCTTGAGTTCCGTGAGGGGAAGGTCGTCAAGGCTACCGCTACGGGAATGGATGAGGCACTCAACCGCATTCTCGATACAGACGAAGGTGCCCGCTATATCGGCGAGTTTGCCATCGGGGTCAATCCGAATATTCGCGAGCCGATGCGCAACATCTTGTTCGATGAGAAGATATTCGGTTCCATTCACTTCACTCCGGGGCAGTGCTATGATGAATGCGACAACGGGAATCGATCAGCAGTACACTGGGACATGGTGAAGCTTCTCAGGGGAGATGGCGAGATCTGGTT contains:
- the dut gene encoding dUTP diphosphatase → MNRCLVKFRRVRPGHGIPLPCYMTQHAAGMDLCAVLDEEITLLPGERRLIPTGIAISLPDGFEAQIRPRSGLALKHGIALVNSPGTIDPDYRGEIGVIIINHGTEPFVVRPGERIAQMVFAPFVRAELSEVAELDDTARGAGGFGHTGT
- a CDS encoding aminopeptidase, coding for MNDPRVRQLAEVLVCYSARVKKGDVVLINASGTECIPLVKELYSLCLSRGAKYVEYSFQIPEIDRHFYNSATKAQASHFPQHKLDFMKEVSVYIGISAGENSMVMAQANQANMIAWSKTTRPIVDRRVKNTRWVITRYPTHGAAQEAKMSLEEYEDYLFSACCIDWQAESRKQEKLKRLMDRTESVRIKASDTDLSFSIKGLDGIKCDGRFNIPDGEVFTAPVRNSVEGHITYNCPTVYQGKEFNGIRLEFREGKVVKATATGMDEALNRILDTDEGARYIGEFAIGVNPNIREPMRNILFDEKIFGSIHFTPGQCYDECDNGNRSAVHWDMVKLLRGDGEIWFDDCLIQKDGLFVQTDLLDLNPKG